The following are encoded in a window of Legionella geestiana genomic DNA:
- the maiA gene encoding maleylacetoacetate isomerase gives MTFTLYDYYRSTACYRVRIALNLKGLPYEKHEVHLVNNGGEQHGEDYRAINPQRLVPTLLENGALLTQSLAIIDYLDERFKSPPLLPENVLERAHVRALALSIACDIHPLNNLRAIKRLRAQFGADDASVQEWYHHWLKEGFDALEQQLSRLPRTEHVCHGDRITLADICLVPQVYNAMRFNFPMENYPLIQAINDYCLQQPAFYTAQPEPTGRVPIS, from the coding sequence ATGACCTTCACCCTCTATGACTATTACCGTTCAACCGCCTGTTACCGGGTGCGTATCGCGCTGAATCTGAAGGGTCTCCCTTATGAAAAGCACGAGGTGCATCTTGTAAACAATGGCGGTGAACAGCATGGAGAGGACTATCGAGCGATCAATCCTCAGAGACTGGTGCCGACACTCCTCGAAAATGGTGCCCTTCTTACTCAGTCGCTGGCCATCATCGACTATCTTGATGAACGGTTCAAGTCACCGCCTCTGCTTCCTGAAAATGTCCTTGAGCGCGCACACGTACGCGCCCTTGCGCTAAGCATTGCCTGCGATATTCACCCGCTCAATAACCTGCGTGCCATCAAAAGGCTTCGTGCACAGTTTGGGGCGGATGATGCGTCAGTACAGGAATGGTATCACCACTGGCTGAAAGAGGGATTTGATGCGCTTGAGCAACAGCTCTCACGCCTGCCGCGCACAGAGCATGTGTGCCATGGCGACAGGATAACGCTTGCTGATATTTGCCTCGTACCACAGGTCTATAACGCCATGCGGTTTAATTTTCCCATGGAAAACTATCCGCTCATTCAGGCCATCAACGACTATTGCCTGCAGCAGCCGGCATTTTACACGGCACAACCTGAGCCGACTGGGCGTGTCCCCATTTCATGA
- the asnS gene encoding asparagine--tRNA ligase translates to MNTVYTVQQCLEGHVPVDTEVTVRGWVKTRRDSKAGLSFINLHDGSCFAPIQVVASNTLPNYHDDIQKLTTGCSLIAVGQLVASQGKGQTFEIQASAITPVGFVENPDTYPIQAKRHTMEYLREVAHLRPRTNTLGAVARIRHCVSQAIHRYFHSEGFYWVHTPIITASDCEGAGELFRVSTLDMLNPPRTQTGGIDFDKDFFGCETFLTVSGQLNVEAYCLALSKVYTFGPAFRAENSNTSRHLAEFWMVEPEVAFADLAELCTLSQSLLKTLCKSVLDERMDDMQFFNEHISPGIIERVEHIVTSDFEIMTYTDAVKALIDSGKRFEYPVSWGLDLQSEHERYLAEELCKKPVILINYPKDIKSFYMRLNDDGKTVAAMDVLAPGIGEIIGGSEREDRLEVLDARMQQSGLNPERYQWYRDLRRYGSVPHGGFGLGLDRFISYVTGVGNIRDVIPFPRTPGHAEY, encoded by the coding sequence ATGAATACTGTTTACACTGTCCAGCAATGCCTTGAGGGGCATGTTCCCGTTGATACGGAAGTCACTGTACGTGGCTGGGTAAAAACACGCCGGGACTCCAAAGCGGGTCTGTCTTTCATCAACCTCCATGACGGGTCCTGTTTCGCGCCGATTCAGGTGGTCGCCAGTAACACCCTGCCCAATTATCACGATGATATCCAAAAACTCACAACCGGTTGTTCCCTGATTGCGGTAGGTCAGCTGGTCGCCTCCCAGGGCAAAGGGCAAACGTTTGAAATCCAGGCATCCGCCATTACCCCGGTGGGATTCGTTGAAAACCCGGACACCTACCCGATTCAGGCCAAACGCCACACCATGGAATATCTGCGTGAAGTCGCACACCTGCGCCCGCGCACCAATACCCTTGGCGCAGTCGCGCGGATACGTCACTGTGTAAGCCAGGCCATACACCGGTATTTTCACAGCGAGGGATTCTACTGGGTGCACACGCCCATCATTACAGCGAGCGACTGCGAGGGTGCCGGTGAACTGTTCAGGGTCAGCACCCTTGACATGCTTAACCCGCCGCGCACCCAGACTGGCGGCATCGACTTCGACAAGGACTTTTTCGGCTGCGAAACGTTTCTAACGGTTTCAGGTCAGCTGAACGTGGAAGCCTACTGCCTCGCACTCTCCAAAGTCTACACCTTTGGGCCCGCGTTTCGTGCGGAAAACTCCAACACCAGCCGCCATCTTGCTGAATTTTGGATGGTAGAGCCGGAAGTCGCCTTTGCTGACCTTGCAGAGCTCTGCACCTTAAGCCAGTCCCTGCTGAAAACACTCTGTAAAAGCGTGCTGGATGAGCGCATGGATGACATGCAGTTTTTCAACGAACACATCTCTCCCGGCATTATTGAACGCGTTGAACACATCGTTACCAGCGACTTTGAAATCATGACCTATACCGATGCAGTGAAAGCCCTCATTGACAGCGGCAAACGCTTTGAGTATCCGGTCAGCTGGGGACTTGATTTACAATCCGAGCATGAGCGCTATCTTGCTGAAGAATTGTGCAAAAAGCCCGTGATTCTTATTAATTATCCGAAAGACATTAAAAGCTTTTACATGCGCCTGAATGACGATGGCAAAACCGTTGCCGCCATGGACGTGCTGGCACCAGGTATTGGTGAAATCATCGGTGGCAGCGAGCGTGAAGACCGCCTCGAAGTGCTGGATGCGCGCATGCAGCAGAGCGGGCTGAATCCCGAGCGGTATCAGTGGTACCGCGATTTACGGCGCTATGGCTCTGTGCCGCATGGCGGATTTGGCCTGGGGCTTGACCGTTTTATCAGCTACGTGACCGGTGTTGGTAATATCCGCGATGTCATCCCCTTCCCACGTACACCGGGGCATGCGGAATATTAA
- a CDS encoding tetratricopeptide repeat protein produces the protein MSKRILVFVTTCMFACATWAESAPALPPDTLSSSPLQALPASDPDAVFADVKALRNAGKLTEARAMAAEYLTSHPDDVDVRLLLGLINLQLQEYDLAANNLSRVLNSTPRYTDARAGLILTRLAQKRMDEARTLLLAGLQLSPDDTVLLGLAKRFPELESPPPAEVKRISVLPVLNFPENATAKPVPDYQKETLEKLQALRHEGRLKEAKTLATTYLKAHPKDPDITLILGLLYLQTGEPVKARMCFETVLSEVPDYVDARAGLAKSLMAQKQYKAATETIDEGLHKSPGDMKLLDIKKQLYAIMHAPRQRMPNPVVLSPKAQKLANAAALLKSGNITTAEQMLKPMLAASPDDAEVRVALANCYLERHQDLKASLLIRAGLRRTPESILLRMKAGDIFFIMRQYALAAKAFLAVLAKEPSNKEARAKLDEVNSISPRYAYGINEVGISSDNAYVSDLRTNWDYSSAFIRRDTVLGPATLRVNYASRLQTKAPQYEIDFSPRYNRNIYVDLIGAWSDQPVLFPNWLGGAEGYANIPGFLEVSAGGRYAKIAETWLSTWTGSLNSYPGSYWLSFRPYYFLPKNNQEDSVLYTATARRYFTTDDHYIGINAGTGRSPDLADLLTVNFIVIKNNFVNLQYTFPIARHHILVDLRAGYQNWVYPSGLNRNLYDGNAGFRYRFENA, from the coding sequence GTGAGCAAAAGGATACTTGTTTTTGTAACCACCTGCATGTTTGCTTGCGCCACGTGGGCGGAATCAGCACCCGCCCTGCCACCGGACACACTCTCATCCTCTCCGCTGCAGGCTTTGCCTGCCAGTGATCCTGATGCAGTTTTCGCTGACGTCAAAGCGCTTCGCAATGCAGGAAAACTGACCGAAGCCCGGGCCATGGCAGCAGAGTATCTCACCTCACACCCCGATGACGTCGATGTCAGGCTGTTACTGGGTCTTATCAACCTGCAGCTTCAGGAATACGACCTTGCCGCGAACAATCTCTCCCGCGTATTGAACAGTACGCCCCGTTACACCGATGCACGTGCGGGTTTGATACTGACACGGCTGGCGCAGAAAAGAATGGACGAAGCGCGAACACTGTTGCTTGCAGGTCTTCAATTAAGCCCCGATGATACCGTTCTTCTCGGCCTTGCAAAACGATTCCCCGAACTCGAATCCCCACCCCCTGCAGAAGTTAAAAGAATTTCCGTCCTGCCTGTCTTGAATTTTCCTGAAAATGCCACGGCAAAGCCCGTGCCGGATTATCAGAAAGAAACCCTTGAAAAGCTGCAGGCCCTTCGCCATGAAGGACGTCTCAAAGAAGCGAAAACGCTGGCAACAACGTATCTCAAGGCACACCCCAAAGACCCTGATATCACGCTGATTCTTGGCCTGTTATATTTACAGACAGGTGAACCCGTGAAAGCGCGCATGTGCTTTGAGACCGTGTTATCAGAAGTACCGGATTATGTCGATGCACGCGCAGGTCTTGCCAAATCGCTGATGGCACAAAAGCAGTATAAAGCGGCCACGGAAACCATCGATGAGGGCTTGCATAAATCTCCTGGCGACATGAAGCTCCTTGACATTAAAAAGCAACTCTACGCGATTATGCATGCGCCCCGACAACGCATGCCAAATCCCGTGGTTTTAAGCCCGAAAGCACAAAAACTGGCGAACGCCGCTGCTCTTTTAAAGTCTGGGAACATTACGACGGCAGAGCAGATGTTAAAGCCCATGCTGGCAGCCTCCCCTGATGATGCTGAGGTTCGTGTAGCACTCGCCAACTGCTATCTTGAGCGCCATCAAGACCTGAAGGCCTCACTCTTAATTCGCGCGGGCCTCAGGCGTACGCCAGAAAGCATCCTGCTGCGTATGAAAGCCGGGGACATTTTCTTTATCATGCGCCAGTATGCACTTGCTGCAAAAGCCTTTCTCGCGGTACTGGCCAAAGAGCCTTCAAACAAGGAAGCGCGAGCAAAACTTGACGAGGTGAATTCCATCAGCCCGCGCTATGCTTATGGCATAAACGAAGTCGGCATTTCTTCAGACAACGCCTATGTCAGCGATTTACGCACCAACTGGGATTACTCCAGTGCATTTATCCGCCGCGATACCGTCCTTGGTCCAGCAACGCTTCGTGTCAACTATGCGTCCAGACTGCAAACTAAAGCTCCGCAATATGAAATTGATTTTTCACCGCGCTATAACCGTAATATCTATGTCGACCTCATCGGCGCATGGTCTGACCAGCCGGTTCTTTTTCCCAACTGGCTCGGTGGTGCTGAGGGTTATGCCAACATTCCAGGTTTTCTGGAAGTTTCTGCCGGCGGTCGCTATGCAAAAATTGCCGAAACCTGGCTGAGTACCTGGACTGGCTCGCTCAACAGCTACCCCGGAAGTTACTGGCTCAGCTTCAGACCTTATTACTTTCTGCCTAAAAACAATCAGGAAGACTCCGTGTTGTACACCGCAACCGCAAGGCGTTATTTCACAACCGATGACCATTACATCGGCATTAATGCCGGCACAGGAAGAAGCCCCGATCTGGCTGATTTACTGACCGTGAATTTCATCGTTATCAAAAATAATTTTGTCAATCTGCAGTATACTTTTCCCATCGCGAGACACCATATTCTGGTCGACTTACGCGCTGGCTATCAAAACTGGGTGTACCCCTCCGGCCTGAACCGCAATCTCTACGATGGCAATGCCGGGTTTCGCTACCGGTTCGAGAATGCGTAA
- a CDS encoding HEAT repeat domain-containing protein → MDRILEIVKFFAILQLILIAMMVLLMYLTRGWMKYREKQIPKKRLLLKTILDIHLNEQQPLTPKATKVLKKSLPLTIDILNTWNQADNYEQQRIQSVSLQLQNKVLLPAARGYARSRNWLKRFLAIQSYSFGFEDQDETRLLRLLQDPTMLVSINAAMVGTKAGSDAMVNAMLTFFSKVRRLQQSVFADIVARSNREIAPIIVRRLETESDIWTRVFCYRLLARLPACTLEPPLQIDFETGNTDLKIAVLHFIKHHMEADNSAIVFKACESSQWEVRASGAQIAGFIPGEKSLHFLTQLITDSNWWVRINAARALAGLGQPGITVLKHQSPEKDRFAFETAETILKTLDTL, encoded by the coding sequence ATGGACAGAATACTGGAGATTGTTAAGTTCTTTGCCATTTTACAGCTGATACTGATAGCAATGATGGTGCTGCTCATGTATCTCACCCGCGGATGGATGAAGTACCGTGAAAAGCAAATTCCTAAAAAAAGACTGCTGCTCAAAACCATTTTAGACATCCACTTGAATGAGCAGCAGCCACTCACGCCCAAAGCCACTAAAGTTTTAAAAAAATCGCTGCCGTTAACCATTGATATTCTCAACACCTGGAATCAGGCGGATAATTACGAACAGCAGCGTATTCAATCTGTGTCTTTGCAATTGCAAAATAAAGTACTGTTGCCCGCTGCTCGTGGTTACGCGCGCTCTCGCAACTGGCTTAAACGCTTTTTAGCCATACAAAGCTACAGTTTTGGATTTGAGGACCAGGATGAAACCAGGCTGCTGCGCCTGCTCCAGGACCCCACTATGCTGGTTTCCATCAATGCCGCGATGGTCGGTACAAAAGCCGGCAGTGACGCCATGGTGAATGCCATGCTGACTTTCTTCTCGAAAGTAAGGCGTTTGCAGCAGTCCGTTTTTGCCGATATCGTTGCCCGCTCTAATCGCGAGATTGCGCCGATTATCGTTCGAAGGCTCGAGACTGAAAGCGATATCTGGACACGGGTGTTTTGCTACCGACTGCTTGCACGCCTGCCTGCCTGCACACTTGAACCGCCCCTGCAAATCGACTTTGAGACAGGTAATACGGATTTAAAAATCGCGGTGCTGCACTTCATCAAACATCACATGGAAGCGGATAACAGCGCAATTGTGTTTAAGGCCTGTGAAAGCTCACAATGGGAGGTACGTGCCAGCGGTGCACAGATTGCAGGGTTTATTCCAGGAGAAAAAAGCCTGCACTTTCTCACGCAATTAATTACCGACTCAAACTGGTGGGTTCGAATCAATGCCGCCCGCGCCCTTGCGGGACTCGGTCAGCCGGGGATAACCGTTTTAAAACACCAGTCGCCAGAAAAAGACCGATTTGCGTTTGAAACCGCTGAAACCATTCTCAAAACACTGGATACCCTATGA
- a CDS encoding glycosyltransferase family 2 protein: MIVTFLYAFSIFSVTYFALLGAWYTTLLLASFPEVLKKFRETTYGNIEHLIDVQSLIPITIVTPAFNEEKRILNMVNSILQSHYKNVHMIIVSDGSTDGTIALLDREFHLEEVPVIIRETIPTEKIRHCYVSKRNSNLMVLDKEHSPWHCAADSVNAGFNACQTPVMLTIDADTVLEPEALSRMMFTFLTKSHCVAVSGSVYVLNDNIVENGKLLTSVLPEHFISAVQGVEYLRSFLYGRAGLNVFGGAMCYPGAFTLFETECLRDVGGYDTQNFSYDAEIITKIHHYMRKNKFPHTLNHSPNAFSWTEVPSTLKSFWNQRDKWQRGMWRSVMRHIGMFFNPRYGIVGMITFPAYIFFEVLGPVIECLTFITLVIAWILGDINVTVLLWFLFLAWGYITLVSVAMVFLNLISFNRYRRWTDTFRVIGLVFAEMFGFRQFRAVCCTVATVKYMFNRARSKPL; this comes from the coding sequence ATGATAGTGACGTTTCTCTATGCGTTTTCAATCTTCAGCGTTACCTATTTTGCCCTGCTTGGGGCATGGTATACCACGCTGCTGCTCGCCTCTTTTCCAGAAGTGTTAAAAAAATTCAGGGAAACCACATATGGCAATATCGAGCACCTCATCGATGTGCAGTCCTTAATTCCCATCACCATCGTCACGCCGGCATTCAACGAAGAAAAGCGCATTCTGAACATGGTCAACAGTATTCTGCAGAGCCATTATAAAAACGTACACATGATTATTGTGAGCGACGGCTCTACAGACGGCACTATCGCCCTTCTTGACCGGGAATTCCATCTCGAGGAAGTGCCTGTTATCATCCGCGAAACCATCCCGACCGAAAAAATACGACACTGTTATGTGTCAAAGCGAAACAGCAACCTGATGGTGCTGGATAAAGAACACTCACCGTGGCATTGTGCAGCCGATTCAGTCAATGCCGGATTTAACGCCTGCCAGACTCCGGTCATGCTGACCATCGATGCAGATACTGTTCTCGAGCCGGAAGCGCTTTCACGCATGATGTTTACGTTTCTTACAAAATCACATTGCGTAGCCGTCAGTGGTTCAGTATATGTTTTAAACGACAACATTGTTGAGAATGGCAAGCTTTTAACCAGCGTACTTCCTGAGCATTTTATCTCAGCGGTTCAGGGTGTTGAGTATCTACGCTCGTTCCTTTATGGGCGCGCGGGACTCAACGTCTTTGGCGGTGCGATGTGTTATCCGGGTGCCTTTACCCTGTTTGAGACGGAATGCCTGCGCGATGTTGGAGGATATGATACGCAAAACTTTTCTTATGATGCTGAAATTATTACCAAAATTCATCATTATATGCGAAAGAATAAATTTCCGCATACCCTCAATCACTCGCCAAACGCGTTTTCATGGACTGAGGTGCCCTCAACCCTTAAAAGCTTCTGGAACCAGCGTGACAAATGGCAGCGCGGCATGTGGCGCAGTGTCATGCGCCATATCGGCATGTTTTTTAACCCGCGTTACGGCATTGTCGGCATGATTACGTTCCCCGCCTATATCTTTTTTGAAGTCCTGGGCCCCGTTATCGAGTGCCTGACCTTTATCACCCTGGTAATCGCCTGGATACTTGGTGATATTAACGTGACCGTTCTTCTTTGGTTTCTGTTCCTGGCATGGGGCTACATTACACTGGTATCAGTGGCGATGGTATTTTTAAACCTGATAAGTTTTAACCGTTATCGCCGCTGGACTGACACGTTTCGCGTCATAGGGCTTGTCTTTGCAGAAATGTTTGGGTTTCGCCAGTTTCGCGCTGTCTGCTGCACCGTTGCGACAGTGAAGTATATGTTTAATCGCGC